Genomic window (Campylobacter magnus):
CATTAAAAACACTCTAGCTAGCATTGCCCTTAAAAACAGCAATAAAGATGGTATCGCTCTAAAAGATACAAATATCTTTATCTGGGGTGGAGATGCGCTAAGTGTAAGTAAAGTAGCTGCTAAGTTTGCTGAGGCAAATGCTGAGTTTTTTAAGCTAAAAGCTGCTCACATTGACGGCGAAGTTGCAGATGCTGCTAAGGTTGTGGCTCTTTCAAAACTACCAAGCAAAGACGAGCTTATCGCTATGCTTTTGCAAGTTTGGAATGCTCCACTACAAAATTTCGTTATCGGCTTAAATGCTCTTAAAGAGAAAAAAGAGCAGACAGCTTAATTTTAAAAAATAAAAAAGGATAAAAAATGGCAATTTCAAAAAATGATGTTTTAGAGTACATTTCAGGTCTTTCTGTTCTTGAGCTTTCTGAGCTTGTAAAAGAATTCGAGGAAAAATTCGGCGTAAGTGCTGCTCCAGTTGTAGTAGCTGGTGCTGCTGGCGCTGCTGCTGCTGGCGCTGCTGCTGAGGAAAAAACTGAGTTTAATGTCGTTCTAACTGACGCTGGCGCAAACAAAATTGGCGTAATTAAAGTAGTTCGTGCTATTACTGGTCTTGGCCTAAAAGAGGCAAAAGATGCAGTTGAGCAAACTCCATCAGTTCTAAAAGAGGGCGCTAGCAAAGAAGATGCTGAAAAAGCTAAAAAAGAGCTTGAAGAAGCAGGTGCAAAAGTAGAGCTTAAATAATTTTAGCTCACAAATATTTCTAGTTTGACTAGAAAATAATTTTTTAATCTAGAATTCCTTGTAGGAATTCTAGATTTATAGAATATCTAAAAAATATTAAAATAATTTTCTTATTATCCTTAATGTTTCTTTAGAGGTTTGATTCTTTAGATTCTATTTTTAAATGCGTCCTTTGGCGCCGAGGGGGAATTCGTGAAATACGGAGTAAGAAACAATATCCAAGCTACAGTCAAAAAAATCAAAAAAGGTGATGTAATGTCACAAATAGAATGTTCATTTGATGCATGTGATACACTTAGTTCTGTGCTTACTACTGATTCGCTTGAGAATCTTGGCATTAAACCTGGTGATAAAGTAAAATTGCTTGTAAAAGCTATTCATGTAATTCCTGTAAAGGAATAATTCGTCTTGCGTTTTTACGCTTATATTTCTATTTAGCAAGGAAAAATAATGCTAAACAGCCTATTTTCTGGTAATCGTTTAAGGGTTGATTTTTCTGGCGTCGCCAAAGAAATCGAAATCCCAAATTTACTTCAACTTCAAAAAAAGAGTTTTGAACACTTTTTAAATATCGATAATGATAAAATGGAAAGTGGTATTGAAAAGGTTTTTAAATCAATATTTCCTATCCACGATGCGCAAAATCGTCTTAGCCTAGAATACCTTGGCTCTGAGCTTAGCGCACCTAAATATACTGTTCGCGAGTGTATGGAGCGTGGGCTTACTTATGCTGTCAATCTAAAAATGAAAATCCGCCTTACTGTTCACGAAAGAGATGAAAAAACTGGTGAAAAAGTGGGTATAAAAGACTCAAAAGAACAAGAAATTTT
Coding sequences:
- a CDS encoding TOBE domain-containing protein gives rise to the protein MKYGVRNNIQATVKKIKKGDVMSQIECSFDACDTLSSVLTTDSLENLGIKPGDKVKLLVKAIHVIPVKE
- the rplJ gene encoding 50S ribosomal protein L10, coding for MTREEKAKIISQLQDEFSSDMAIVVADFKGLTTKKLEALRDAARAADVKVQIIKNTLASIALKNSNKDGIALKDTNIFIWGGDALSVSKVAAKFAEANAEFFKLKAAHIDGEVADAAKVVALSKLPSKDELIAMLLQVWNAPLQNFVIGLNALKEKKEQTA
- the rplL gene encoding 50S ribosomal protein L7/L12 → MAISKNDVLEYISGLSVLELSELVKEFEEKFGVSAAPVVVAGAAGAAAAGAAAEEKTEFNVVLTDAGANKIGVIKVVRAITGLGLKEAKDAVEQTPSVLKEGASKEDAEKAKKELEEAGAKVELK